The following are from one region of the Halodesulfurarchaeum sp. HSR-GB genome:
- the crcB gene encoding fluoride efflux transporter CrcB, which yields MIDQLLQELGGTAEPYLVGFGGMIGASLRHVVSTWVEHEEFPLGTLTVNVLGSFLLGLLTFAGVTNSTMLLFGVGLCGSFTTFSSFSVDTVQLWEAGDQFLATGYALVNFLGAVAAIGVAWLLVTGLGVLL from the coding sequence ATGATCGACCAACTGCTTCAGGAACTGGGCGGCACTGCGGAGCCCTATCTCGTCGGGTTCGGTGGCATGATCGGGGCATCGCTCCGTCACGTCGTCAGCACCTGGGTCGAGCATGAGGAATTCCCCCTGGGCACGCTCACGGTGAACGTCCTGGGGAGTTTCCTGCTCGGATTGCTCACCTTCGCGGGGGTCACGAACTCGACGATGCTGCTCTTCGGTGTTGGTCTCTGTGGCTCGTTTACGACCTTCTCCTCGTTTTCGGTCGATACGGTACAGCTCTGGGAGGCTGGCGACCAATTTCTCGCCACCGGATACGCCCTCGTGAACTTCCTCGGCGCGGTCGCGGCCATCGGGGTCGCCTGGCTTCTGGTGACTGGCCTGGGCGTGCTGCTGTAA
- a CDS encoding CrcB family protein: MGSTHPLEHAETFALIAVGGFLGSNLRFLIGQFSPGLGGTLVVNALGSAVLGFLAYEALKTDLLSAPSRTVLSTGVLSSFTTYSTFAMETVQATPVLGLVNLFASYGLGFAGVLLGRHLAHSMEGSK, translated from the coding sequence ATGGGTTCCACCCATCCCCTCGAACACGCCGAGACGTTCGCCCTCATCGCGGTGGGCGGCTTTCTCGGCTCGAATCTACGATTTTTGATCGGGCAGTTCTCGCCCGGTCTCGGGGGGACACTGGTGGTCAACGCGCTCGGGAGTGCAGTGCTTGGATTCCTCGCCTACGAGGCACTCAAGACGGATCTGCTCTCGGCCCCGTCCAGAACGGTGCTCAGCACCGGCGTCCTCTCCTCGTTTACGACCTACAGTACGTTCGCCATGGAGACGGTCCAGGCTACGCCAGTGCTCGGGCTTGTGAATCTCTTTGCCAGCTACGGGCTCGGCTTCGCGGGTGTGTTGCTGGGGCGGCACCTCGCGCACTCGATGGAGGGATCGAAATGA
- a CDS encoding AmiS/UreI family transporter, translated as MPVIEELGIGLYYVGAVLIVNGLWLLGYGEDRDVAILNLLTGVITFLIAAYWAFVPGTEGTAFNAAGTLLFSFTYLWVFANAIREKEDQRGFGWYCLFVAAIAVPTGLIVFQSGDLGLALLWWIWAVLWFSFWLLLGIERTEYNDLVGWYTLAVGIVSGAAGFVMAAGWWPVI; from the coding sequence ATGCCAGTAATCGAAGAACTGGGGATCGGGTTGTACTACGTCGGGGCCGTGTTGATCGTCAACGGGCTGTGGTTGTTGGGGTATGGGGAGGATAGGGACGTTGCAATCCTGAATCTGCTCACCGGCGTCATCACGTTCCTGATCGCGGCCTACTGGGCGTTCGTGCCTGGGACCGAAGGGACAGCGTTCAACGCCGCTGGAACCCTGCTGTTCTCGTTCACCTATCTCTGGGTGTTCGCGAACGCGATCAGGGAAAAAGAGGACCAGCGGGGCTTTGGCTGGTACTGCCTTTTCGTCGCCGCCATCGCCGTGCCCACAGGGCTCATCGTCTTCCAGAGCGGTGATCTGGGACTGGCCTTGCTCTGGTGGATTTGGGCCGTGCTCTGGTTTTCCTTCTGGCTCCTGCTGGGTATCGAACGGACCGAATACAACGACCTCGTCGGGTGGTACACCCTGGCAGTCGGCATCGTCTCCGGGGCCGCGGGGTTCGTCATGGCCGCTGGCTGGTGGCCCGTTATCTGA
- the fmdA gene encoding formamidase — MPEVQFEVDTDKPADEQPGANPFNRWHPDIPAVIEAEPGERMRLEALDWTGGQINDDDNANDVRDVDLNQVHYLAGPVEVKGAEPGDLLKVEFHDMGPLNDRWEYGFTGTFSQKNGGGFLTDHFPEAAKSIWDIDGYTVSSRHIPDISYQGKIHPGLAGTAPSMELLEEWNEREQELIDKHEADPESIHNHPTGEPDPPVANPPTKDGALMGEMDPDEADAAAEVAARTVPPREHGGNHDIKDLSLGSTIYFPVYVEGAKFGIGDFHASQGDGEITFCGAIEMAAYIDVEFDLVKNGMEKFGVDHPIFEPGNRGPNFDEYVTFNGYSVTEDGEQHYIDPHVAYRRSALDAIEYLKKFGYTGEQALHILGTVPIEGHLSGVVDVPNACTTLALPKGVFEFDISPEALGEPEDRGQIPITDDPLQ; from the coding sequence ATGCCAGAAGTACAATTCGAGGTCGATACGGACAAACCGGCAGACGAACAACCAGGGGCGAATCCGTTCAATCGGTGGCATCCCGACATCCCGGCCGTCATCGAGGCCGAGCCGGGCGAGCGGATGCGTCTCGAAGCACTGGACTGGACGGGGGGCCAGATCAACGACGACGATAACGCAAATGACGTTCGTGACGTGGACCTGAACCAGGTACACTACCTGGCAGGGCCCGTCGAAGTGAAGGGGGCCGAGCCGGGGGACCTCCTGAAAGTCGAGTTCCACGACATGGGCCCGCTGAACGACCGGTGGGAGTACGGGTTCACGGGGACCTTCTCCCAGAAAAACGGTGGCGGTTTCCTGACCGACCACTTCCCGGAGGCCGCAAAGTCAATCTGGGACATCGACGGTTATACCGTCTCCTCCCGGCATATTCCGGACATCAGCTATCAGGGGAAAATCCATCCGGGGTTAGCCGGGACCGCCCCCAGCATGGAACTGCTCGAAGAGTGGAACGAGCGGGAGCAGGAACTCATCGATAAACACGAGGCGGACCCAGAATCCATCCACAACCACCCGACCGGCGAGCCAGACCCGCCGGTCGCGAACCCGCCGACCAAAGACGGCGCGTTGATGGGCGAGATGGATCCGGACGAAGCAGACGCGGCCGCAGAAGTGGCCGCCCGCACCGTTCCGCCGCGGGAGCACGGCGGGAACCACGACATCAAGGACCTCTCGCTTGGCTCCACGATCTACTTCCCCGTGTACGTCGAGGGTGCGAAGTTCGGCATCGGCGACTTCCACGCCTCGCAGGGTGACGGGGAGATCACCTTCTGTGGCGCCATCGAGATGGCCGCCTACATCGACGTCGAGTTCGATCTGGTCAAGAACGGAATGGAGAAGTTCGGGGTCGATCACCCGATCTTCGAGCCCGGCAACCGGGGGCCGAACTTCGATGAGTATGTCACCTTCAACGGCTACTCCGTCACGGAGGACGGCGAGCAGCACTACATCGATCCGCACGTGGCCTACCGGCGCTCCGCCCTCGACGCCATCGAGTACCTGAAGAAGTTCGGGTACACGGGCGAGCAGGCCCTCCACATCCTGGGCACGGTGCCGATCGAAGGGCACCTCAGCGGCGTCGTGGACGTCCCCAACGCCTGTACGACCCTGGCGCTCCCGAAGGGCGTCTTCGAGTTCGACATCTCCCCGGAGGCACTCGGCGAGCCGGAAGACCGCGGCCAGATCCCGATTACGGACGACCCGCTGCAATAA
- a CDS encoding universal stress protein, whose product MRKILVPVDGSEHADAALAYAIERFSDAEITALHVVDLPQGYFAATAGDPEEIPSVEHRKEEAKELLEAVEAEAEQFGGHVDTDIATGDPADEILEYASAHDFDEIVIGSRGISGVGRIVFGSVAEKVVRRAEIPVVVVH is encoded by the coding sequence ATGCGGAAAATACTCGTCCCGGTCGACGGTTCGGAGCATGCAGACGCCGCGCTGGCGTATGCCATCGAACGGTTCTCCGACGCGGAGATCACCGCGTTGCACGTAGTCGATCTCCCACAAGGGTACTTCGCAGCCACGGCGGGAGACCCCGAGGAGATTCCATCAGTCGAGCACCGCAAGGAAGAAGCCAAGGAGCTACTGGAAGCGGTCGAAGCCGAGGCCGAGCAGTTCGGCGGACACGTCGACACGGACATCGCGACCGGCGATCCAGCGGACGAGATCCTCGAATACGCCTCCGCACACGACTTCGACGAGATCGTGATCGGGAGCCGTGGGATCTCGGGGGTCGGCCGAATCGTGTTCGGGAGCGTCGCCGAGAAGGTCGTCAGGCGGGCGGAAATCCCGGTCGTCGTGGTTCACTGA
- a CDS encoding cation diffusion facilitator family transporter, which translates to MAGQEPLDRCEDEAEGPGHSHEPTSSRKLAIVAAINLVGFLGEFAGGLLFGSVALLSDAVHMLFDALAYVMAFAAAYVAANYDGSARFSYGLHRLEPLAAFLNGLFLIPMVGFILWESYQRYLAPIEIGTGPTLLIAVGGLLINLGSVYVLHGGEMSLNERGAFYHLLGDAGGSVAVIVSVTVVELTGVTAIDPITAVLIAGLVLWSAGKVLRGSAAIFVLRTPFDPETVREEIRSLEGVIQVEDLHASQICSRLTVASAHVRTAVETMTEADQLTTEIHQILRDHGANHVTVELHPRDGDERTYSLDHSH; encoded by the coding sequence ATGGCTGGTCAGGAGCCGCTGGATCGCTGCGAGGACGAGGCCGAGGGACCCGGCCACAGCCACGAACCGACGAGCAGCCGGAAGTTGGCCATCGTCGCCGCCATCAATCTCGTCGGCTTTCTCGGGGAGTTTGCGGGCGGACTGCTCTTCGGATCGGTCGCGCTGTTGAGCGACGCCGTTCACATGCTGTTCGACGCACTGGCCTACGTGATGGCCTTTGCGGCCGCCTACGTCGCCGCGAACTACGACGGGTCGGCCCGCTTCTCGTATGGCCTGCACCGCCTCGAACCGCTGGCTGCGTTCCTGAACGGGCTGTTTCTCATTCCCATGGTCGGCTTCATCCTCTGGGAGTCCTACCAGCGATATCTCGCCCCGATCGAGATCGGAACCGGTCCCACACTCCTGATCGCGGTTGGCGGGTTGCTGATCAACCTGGGTAGCGTCTACGTGCTCCATGGCGGCGAGATGAGCCTCAACGAGCGGGGTGCGTTCTATCACCTGCTCGGGGACGCCGGCGGCTCGGTCGCGGTCATCGTCTCCGTGACCGTCGTCGAACTGACGGGTGTGACCGCGATCGACCCGATCACGGCCGTGCTGATCGCCGGCCTCGTCCTCTGGTCGGCCGGGAAAGTCCTTCGAGGAAGTGCGGCGATCTTCGTCCTCAGGACGCCCTTCGATCCGGAGACCGTCCGCGAAGAGATCCGGTCGCTCGAGGGAGTTATTCAGGTCGAGGATCTGCACGCCTCCCAGATCTGCAGTCGGCTCACCGTCGCGAGCGCCCACGTCCGGACGGCGGTCGAGACCATGACCGAGGCCGACCAGCTCACGACCGAGATCCACCAGATCCTCCGTGATCACGGGGCCAATCACGTCACCGTCGAATTACACCCTCGCGACGGAGACGAGCGGACGTACTCGCTCGATCACAGCCACTGA